A single region of the Pontimicrobium sp. SW4 genome encodes:
- a CDS encoding VanZ family protein encodes MLNKRVFLFLAVVYTIALATICLIRNDGLPYFGTNYEDKIYHLIAYGIFCFLWYKVLNNQKVKYAIAIAFAISIVYGTIIEVLQGQLTTTRDASIADIAANIVGATIISLILTIRNKTIVKNI; translated from the coding sequence GTGCTTAATAAGCGAGTATTTCTTTTTTTAGCTGTAGTTTATACAATCGCTCTAGCTACAATATGCTTGATTAGAAATGATGGCTTACCATATTTTGGCACTAACTACGAAGATAAAATTTACCATTTAATCGCTTATGGGATATTTTGTTTTTTGTGGTATAAAGTATTAAATAATCAAAAAGTTAAGTACGCTATAGCTATAGCTTTTGCTATTTCAATTGTTTATGGTACAATTATTGAAGTATTACAAGGACAGTTAACAACAACTAGAGATGCTTCAATTGCAGATATTGCAGCAAATATAGTTGGAGCTACAATTATTTCTCTTATTTTAACAATTAGAAATAAAACAATCGTTAAAAATATATAA
- a CDS encoding energy transducer TonB, producing the protein MKTSQKHDANLQKNSTLYFQVGLILTLLATYGLFEMQFQIKSIPVITYPVDTDDTIYVNYVPKPTPEPAKAKKVEPVRKKLLAISFKPIDNNSPTKEPTKDVVTEPIPLSKPTVNKKPGKPAPAEKSTYSIIGVEQVPIYPGCEDFQTNDELRNCMSKKIGRLIGRKFDSDLISELGFSDKQKVYVQFTIDELGNVTQVKARAPHKRLENEAIKVIHKIPKMIPAKQSNKEVAVMYSIPITLKVQ; encoded by the coding sequence GTGAAAACATCACAGAAGCATGATGCAAATTTACAAAAAAACTCAACCCTCTACTTTCAGGTTGGGTTGATTTTAACACTTCTCGCAACTTATGGTTTGTTTGAAATGCAGTTTCAAATTAAATCAATTCCCGTAATTACTTATCCTGTTGATACTGATGATACAATTTATGTTAATTATGTCCCTAAGCCAACTCCAGAACCTGCTAAAGCAAAAAAAGTAGAGCCTGTTAGGAAAAAATTATTAGCAATAAGTTTTAAACCAATTGACAATAATTCTCCAACAAAAGAACCAACAAAAGATGTTGTTACCGAGCCAATTCCTCTTAGTAAACCAACAGTAAATAAAAAACCAGGCAAACCAGCACCAGCAGAAAAATCAACATATTCTATTATTGGTGTAGAACAGGTACCTATCTATCCAGGATGTGAAGATTTTCAAACTAATGATGAATTAAGAAACTGTATGTCAAAAAAAATTGGAAGATTAATTGGTCGGAAATTTGATTCTGATTTGATTAGTGAACTGGGTTTTAGTGATAAACAGAAAGTTTATGTACAGTTTACAATAGATGAACTTGGAAATGTTACCCAAGTGAAAGCGAGAGCGCCACATAAGAGGCTAGAAAATGAGGCAATTAAAGTAATACATAAAATCCCTAAAATGATTCCTGCTAAGCAAAGTAATAAAGAGGTAGCAGTAATGTATTCAATTCCTATAACCTTAAAGGTTCAGTAA
- the gcvH gene encoding glycine cleavage system protein GcvH: MNIPSELKYTKDHEWVSIDGDVVTIGITDFAQSELGDIVYVEVETVDETLDIEEVFGTVEAVKTVSDLFLPVTGEIIEFNESLEDEPEKVNTDPYGDGWMIKVKCSDTSEFDALLSADDYKALIGA, from the coding sequence ATGAATATTCCATCTGAATTAAAGTACACTAAAGACCACGAATGGGTAAGCATCGATGGAGATGTTGTAACCATTGGAATTACCGATTTTGCACAAAGCGAATTAGGAGATATTGTTTATGTTGAAGTAGAAACTGTTGATGAAACCCTTGATATTGAGGAAGTTTTTGGAACAGTAGAAGCTGTTAAAACAGTATCAGATTTGTTCTTACCTGTAACAGGAGAGATTATAGAATTTAATGAATCTCTAGAAGACGAACCAGAAAAGGTTAATACCGATCCTTATGGAGATGGTTGGATGATAAAAGTAAAATGTTCAGATACTTCAGAGTTTGACGCATTGCTTTCCGCCGACGATTACAAGGCTTTAATAGGTGCTTAA
- a CDS encoding energy transducer TonB yields METKKNPRADVRRNSSIYFAVGLALMLLVANYSINYKTYDKEAIDIAMLSMGDLDDEVIPQTEHIKTPPPETKPPVIPDVIEEVEDDADIEESVIDTSENNAEEPILNVEDVFVDEPDEDVEVPFAFIENVPVFPGCDEGDNNAKKACMSQKISKHVQKKFNADLAEELGLSGKQTIRVMFKIDKTGNIVDVQSRAPHPRLEQEAARVINLLPKMKPGRQRGDAVTVSYSLPIIFQVQN; encoded by the coding sequence ATGGAAACAAAAAAAAACCCGCGTGCAGATGTACGGAGAAACAGCTCTATCTATTTTGCTGTTGGTTTAGCTCTAATGCTTTTAGTTGCTAACTATTCTATTAACTACAAAACCTACGATAAGGAAGCTATTGATATAGCGATGTTATCTATGGGAGACTTAGATGACGAAGTAATTCCACAAACTGAGCACATCAAAACGCCGCCACCAGAAACGAAGCCACCAGTAATTCCTGATGTGATTGAGGAGGTAGAAGACGATGCAGATATTGAAGAGTCTGTTATAGATACATCTGAAAATAATGCAGAAGAACCAATTTTGAACGTCGAAGATGTTTTTGTGGATGAACCAGATGAAGATGTTGAAGTGCCATTTGCATTTATCGAAAATGTACCAGTTTTCCCTGGATGTGACGAAGGCGATAATAATGCTAAAAAAGCCTGCATGTCGCAAAAAATATCTAAACATGTACAAAAAAAGTTTAACGCTGACTTAGCCGAAGAATTAGGTTTGTCAGGTAAACAAACGATACGTGTTATGTTTAAAATAGACAAAACAGGAAACATTGTTGATGTACAATCTAGAGCACCTCACCCAAGATTAGAACAAGAAGCAGCGCGAGTAATTAATTTGCTTCCTAAAATGAAACCTGGTAGACAGCGTGGAGATGCTGTTACCGTATCATATTCGTTACCAATTATATTTCAAGTTCAAAACTAA
- a CDS encoding energy transducer TonB, which translates to MEPKKNLNADVRRNSSIYFAVGLALMLLITNYSINYKTYDKEAIDIGQLNMDELDDEEIPITEQIQTPPPPPPPPAAPEVIEVVEDEEEIEETVIESTETTEEEEIVEVEEVVVEEVEEDIEVPFAVIENVPIFPGCESGNNDAKRKCMSDKISKFVRDKFNTDLAGDLGLSGRQTIRVMFKIDKTGTVTGVMARAPHPRLEKEAARVINSLPKMKPGKQRGKAVTVPYSLPIIFAVQD; encoded by the coding sequence ATGGAACCTAAAAAGAATTTAAATGCTGATGTAAGAAGGAACAGCTCAATTTATTTTGCTGTTGGTCTTGCATTAATGTTATTAATTACTAATTATTCTATTAACTATAAGACTTATGACAAAGAAGCTATTGATATAGGTCAGTTAAATATGGATGAATTGGATGATGAAGAAATTCCAATCACTGAGCAAATTCAAACACCTCCACCTCCACCACCTCCACCAGCAGCGCCTGAAGTAATAGAGGTAGTAGAAGATGAAGAGGAAATTGAAGAAACTGTTATTGAGTCTACAGAAACAACTGAAGAAGAAGAAATTGTAGAAGTAGAAGAAGTAGTAGTAGAAGAAGTAGAAGAAGATATAGAGGTTCCTTTTGCAGTTATTGAAAACGTTCCAATTTTCCCAGGTTGTGAAAGTGGAAATAACGATGCAAAAAGAAAATGTATGTCTGATAAGATTTCAAAATTTGTAAGAGATAAATTTAATACAGATTTAGCTGGAGATTTAGGTTTATCAGGTAGACAGACGATACGTGTGATGTTTAAGATTGATAAAACAGGAACTGTAACTGGCGTAATGGCTAGAGCACCACACCCAAGGTTAGAGAAAGAAGCAGCGCGAGTAATTAACTCACTTCCTAAAATGAAACCAGGAAAGCAAAGAGGTAAAGCTGTAACAGTACCTTACTCGTTGCCAATTATATTCGCAGTTCAAGACTAA
- a CDS encoding gliding motility protein RemB produces the protein MKKLFLLPLIFFSLNTLAQDVDYEKSPVFPECESQEIEVLSNCFKTELAHFIHEKFKMPQIVIDENYKGNIFVLFEVTNQGNFKVLYTDATYTELKTEIEEVFNQLPKIQPATYNGRPIFKQYSYKIGIPLEVPSAVELSDENLEMKAISKIELEAKSEYDDLNASIKPYEDLEYSSTLNIPFLHSSYAKFDRSLNLVGTNSHTAAKPFMYSEVADYYDFKVAKDALTKESNSWWQKKLFNEHLVQLQGKGYWFTLDPIFDLQVGKDSDADFKSTFNNTRGFYVQGGLGKKLSFSSSVYESQGRFADYINRYAESLKGFGPDPAVIPGRGIAKRFKEDAYDYPVAEAYLSYSPTDFLNVQFGHGKNFIGDGYRSLLQSDVASPSPFLKLSTKFWKIKYTNTWMWLKDIRTDVVSDKAFLTKYMANHYLSWNVSKKFNLGLFESVLWTNSNNRGFDINYLNPIIFYRAIEFETGQGAGNAVLGATAKYKVNDNINIYSQFVLDEFSLGDIKGGEKSWKNKYGYQLGMKYYNAFKVDNLYLQLEYNRVRPYTYSHNTIVLNYGHNNQSMAHLWGANFSEAIVIGRYNYKRWFADAKLVFGSRGLDYNNGTDDFSYGGDIYRDYNDRPFDTGVEVGQGNKTNIFHAELQSGYVVNPATNLKLFAYLSYRDFNPNTTTATTFENNTLWFSIGLRTDLFNWYFDF, from the coding sequence ATGAAGAAATTATTTCTACTTCCTTTAATTTTCTTTTCTTTAAATACCCTTGCTCAAGATGTAGATTATGAAAAATCTCCTGTATTTCCAGAGTGCGAATCTCAAGAAATTGAAGTTTTAAGTAACTGTTTTAAAACTGAGCTAGCACACTTTATTCATGAAAAATTTAAAATGCCTCAAATTGTTATTGATGAGAATTACAAGGGCAACATTTTTGTGTTATTTGAAGTAACAAATCAAGGAAATTTTAAGGTATTATACACAGATGCTACTTATACCGAATTAAAAACAGAAATTGAAGAGGTATTTAATCAATTGCCTAAAATACAACCAGCCACTTATAATGGAAGACCAATATTTAAACAATATTCATATAAAATAGGTATTCCTTTAGAAGTACCATCGGCTGTTGAGCTAAGTGATGAAAATTTAGAAATGAAAGCCATTTCTAAGATAGAGCTAGAGGCTAAAAGTGAATATGACGATTTAAATGCTTCTATAAAACCCTATGAAGATTTAGAATATAGTAGTACGCTTAACATTCCATTTTTGCACAGTTCTTATGCGAAATTTGATAGAAGTTTAAATCTTGTAGGAACTAATAGTCATACAGCAGCTAAGCCATTTATGTATAGCGAGGTTGCAGATTATTATGATTTTAAAGTTGCAAAAGATGCACTCACAAAAGAATCGAATAGTTGGTGGCAAAAAAAATTATTCAACGAACATTTGGTTCAGTTGCAAGGGAAAGGGTATTGGTTTACCCTTGACCCAATTTTTGACCTTCAAGTTGGAAAGGATTCTGATGCCGATTTTAAATCAACCTTTAATAATACTAGAGGGTTTTATGTTCAAGGAGGTTTAGGTAAAAAGTTAAGTTTTTCATCTTCTGTGTATGAAAGTCAAGGACGTTTTGCAGATTATATAAATAGATATGCCGAAAGTTTAAAAGGTTTTGGTCCAGATCCAGCGGTTATTCCAGGTCGTGGTATAGCAAAACGATTTAAAGAGGATGCTTACGATTACCCTGTAGCCGAGGCTTACTTATCGTATTCTCCAACCGATTTTTTAAACGTTCAGTTTGGTCATGGTAAAAATTTCATAGGTGATGGTTATCGTTCGTTATTGCAAAGTGATGTTGCAAGTCCTTCACCTTTTTTAAAGTTGAGCACCAAATTCTGGAAAATTAAATACACCAATACTTGGATGTGGTTAAAAGATATTAGGACAGATGTTGTAAGTGATAAAGCTTTTTTAACCAAGTATATGGCAAACCATTATTTAAGTTGGAATGTGTCTAAAAAATTCAATCTTGGATTATTCGAGTCGGTATTATGGACCAACTCAAATAATAGAGGTTTCGATATTAATTATTTAAACCCCATTATATTTTATCGTGCTATTGAGTTTGAAACTGGTCAAGGCGCTGGAAACGCCGTACTTGGAGCTACCGCAAAATATAAAGTGAATGATAATATTAATATTTACAGTCAGTTTGTGTTAGACGAATTCTCTCTAGGTGACATCAAAGGAGGTGAGAAGAGTTGGAAAAACAAATATGGCTACCAATTAGGTATGAAATATTACAATGCCTTTAAAGTAGATAATTTGTATTTACAATTGGAGTACAATCGCGTAAGACCTTACACATACTCTCATAATACCATTGTGCTTAATTATGGACATAACAACCAATCTATGGCGCATCTATGGGGAGCTAATTTTAGTGAAGCTATCGTGATTGGACGTTATAACTATAAACGTTGGTTTGCTGATGCAAAGTTGGTGTTTGGGTCTAGAGGATTAGATTATAATAATGGTACAGACGATTTTAGTTATGGTGGCGATATTTATAGAGATTATAATGACCGTCCTTTCGATACTGGCGTTGAAGTTGGGCAAGGGAATAAAACTAATATTTTTCATGCCGAATTGCAATCTGGCTATGTGGTAAATCCGGCAACCAACTTAAAGCTATTTGCTTACTTGAGTTACAGAGATTTTAACCCTAATACCACCACAGCAACAACTTTTGAAAACAACACCCTTTGGTTTAGTATAGGCTTGCGTACCGATTTATTTAATTGGTATTTTGATTTTTAG